GTATTTTTCCTGGATATTTTCAACTTCTACTTTGTCTTTACATAAATGCACTTCTTGACCGCCATACCCGTCTGCCGTTTTAACAACAACAGGATATTTGTCGATTTGTTTTGGTGTGTAAAGCTTATGTGTTTCAATTGTGGGTATCCCAAGCATAACAGCGAGTTCAAATGTGCTCAGTTTGTTATTGGCAATGCGATTCACTTCGCTACGGTTAAAAACTCGGAATCCGTCTGCTTCAAATTTTTGTGCAAGTTTGTAGTCGCGTCCTCGGAAAACGACGAATCGTGCTTCTTCTGTTGGTCTCTCATCATCTACAATTAATTGTAATTCAATACTAAATTTCTTTGCTTCGTTAATTAACTCTTCTATAAACCTTTCATTTCTTTTCGCATCTTCCGTTTCATAATACAAATAGCCTTTCATTGAATTTCCCCCAATATATACTTAATCATCGCATCCGCCACATTAATGCCCGTTACATTTAATATATTTCGAATATGCGCTGCAGCATTCACTTCACAGACAAGTGGTTCTTCATTCTCCCCGAACAATAAATCCACACCAGCAAATTCAGCGCCAACCGCATCCGCAGCCTTGATTGCTAAGGATTTTTGCGCTTCAGTCAATTCCACGACTTCCGCCACACCACCATTGGTAATATTCGCACGGAAATCCGTTTCGGAATATCGATACATCGCCGCGACAACTTCATCGCCAACAATATTAACCCGGATGTCTCGGCCCCTGCTCGAAGCAATAAACTGTTGAAAAACATAATCGACACCGCGAAGTTCATCTACTTTTTCATAAAAATCTTCTTCTGTTTCAATTAAATATACTTTCATGCCAAAGGAACCTCGTCCTTCTTTAATAATAAGCGGTAACTTTAGCCGTTCTAACACTTTTTCATAGTATCCAGATTCTCGAATGGTAAAAGCAGGATACACTTTTGGGGCAATAATCGTTTCTGGCATAGGGACCCCATGTTTCGCTAGTTGTATGTATTGATTGGCTTTATTGTCACATGTTTCGATGACTTCGGGACCATTGAAAACAGGAATGCCTTGATTTTTTAAATAACGGGCTAATAAAATATCCTTATCTAAAAAGACGATAAAGTTCGGTTTATTATCTAATTTACCTGCTAAATTCATCATCACTTCATAGTTTTTCTTAATGACTGCATGGACGCCAGCACGTTCTGCAGCTTCTTTTATTAAAAATGCTTGGTCGTAAAATTTATCACTTGTCAAACTGCCATTATAAATTATCCAACAACTGTACAATGAAATTCCTCCGGTCGTGTTATACTTTCTATGAGTAGTTTACCATATGGAGGGAAAGAAATGATTCCAAAATTAAACGAATACAAAGAACGATGGCATATAAAAAGTGATCATTCAATCAAACCGGGACTAAAGGCAATAAAAGAAGCGCTTACTTTACTAGGCAATCCAGAGAAACGATTAAATGTGATTCATGTTAGTGGGACAAACGGAAAAGGTTCGACAATCCAATTCATGGAGTCAATCTTAGAAGCGCATGGTTATACAACAGGGGTATTTTCTTCGCCGGCTATCATTGATATACACGATCAAATTCGATACAATGGAAATCCTGTGACACAATTCACGCTAGATGAAACCTTCCGAAAGATGAAGGAGGTTGAGTTAAGTGGAAAGTTAACAGATTTTGAATTGTTGACGGTTGCGGCATACGTTACATTTGAACGTCTTCAACCCGATTATGTGTTAATAGAAACAGGAATGGGTGGATTATTAGACAGTACGAATGTCGTTCAACCGATTGTTTCTGTTATTACATCGGTTGCACTGGATCATGTCCTGTTTTTAGGTTCAACAATTCAAGAAGTGGCTACACATAAAGCAGGGATTATTAAACAAGGGACTCCCGCTGTAGTAGGGGCATTGCCGCCTGAAGCGCTTGAAATTGTGAAGCAAACTGCACGAAAAAACGATACAATCATAAAAAGTTATGGCGAGCAGTTTTTTATCGAAGTAAAAGATAAAGAAATATTTAATGGGGAACATATTTTCACATTACCATACAGGAAAATGAAAGGTACACATCAAATGATAAACTGCGGAGTGGCGATTGAGGCACTCTTAACTGCCGGAATAAACCTTATCGAAAAGAAGGTTCAAGACGCAGTAGCTACAGCTCAATTGTCTTACCGTTTTCAAGAAGTGATGCCGAATGTATACCTAGATGGTGCACATAATCCTGCAGCGGCGGCAGCATTAACGGAGACGATAGAAAATGAATTTCCTGGTGAAAAAGTCGATTTTATCATCGGCATGTTGAAAGGAAAAGACATTAAAGGGACGCTTGATGAACTGATGCCAGTAGCAGCATCTTTCACCTTTTTAACTTTTGCACACCCCGATGCCGCCACGGGAGAGGAGTTAATGAAAAATTGCGGACATCTTGAAAAAAGCGTGACAAATTCTTT
This window of the Sporosarcina ureilytica genome carries:
- a CDS encoding ATP-grasp domain-containing protein; this encodes MKGYLYYETEDAKRNERFIEELINEAKKFSIELQLIVDDERPTEEARFVVFRGRDYKLAQKFEADGFRVFNRSEVNRIANNKLSTFELAVMLGIPTIETHKLYTPKQIDKYPVVVKTADGYGGQEVHLCKDKVEVENIQEKYTNRLLVVQPYIETNSTDVRIFVLGEEIIGAVKRTGVDSFKSNYTLGGKVEKYKPSKRDKLMVEKITSALHSDYIGIDFLRLSNGQLLLNEIEDPVGARSLYGTHGFSLSQKLIDYIRQIIKDL
- a CDS encoding ATP-grasp domain-containing protein encodes the protein MYSCWIIYNGSLTSDKFYDQAFLIKEAAERAGVHAVIKKNYEVMMNLAGKLDNKPNFIVFLDKDILLARYLKNQGIPVFNGPEVIETCDNKANQYIQLAKHGVPMPETIIAPKVYPAFTIRESGYYEKVLERLKLPLIIKEGRGSFGMKVYLIETEEDFYEKVDELRGVDYVFQQFIASSRGRDIRVNIVGDEVVAAMYRYSETDFRANITNGGVAEVVELTEAQKSLAIKAADAVGAEFAGVDLLFGENEEPLVCEVNAAAHIRNILNVTGINVADAMIKYILGEIQ
- a CDS encoding bifunctional folylpolyglutamate synthase/dihydrofolate synthase, whose translation is MIPKLNEYKERWHIKSDHSIKPGLKAIKEALTLLGNPEKRLNVIHVSGTNGKGSTIQFMESILEAHGYTTGVFSSPAIIDIHDQIRYNGNPVTQFTLDETFRKMKEVELSGKLTDFELLTVAAYVTFERLQPDYVLIETGMGGLLDSTNVVQPIVSVITSVALDHVLFLGSTIQEVATHKAGIIKQGTPAVVGALPPEALEIVKQTARKNDTIIKSYGEQFFIEVKDKEIFNGEHIFTLPYRKMKGTHQMINCGVAIEALLTAGINLIEKKVQDAVATAQLSYRFQEVMPNVYLDGAHNPAAAAALTETIENEFPGEKVDFIIGMLKGKDIKGTLDELMPVAASFTFLTFAHPDAATGEELMKNCGHLEKSVTNSFNRPIILDNGNNGRKIVTGSLYLMSGLKFL